A genomic stretch from Pseudoliparis swirei isolate HS2019 ecotype Mariana Trench chromosome 18, NWPU_hadal_v1, whole genome shotgun sequence includes:
- the eogt gene encoding EGF domain-specific O-linked N-acetylglucosamine transferase — MLLLVALGIISSFAAVLLATEKAENIDRKPPAAPLLNLSGLSLPPEHVPYFLHNNKRFAKECRLDPLCPFKDALQDLPACWGYEKNCDPGRRFSYPVCTKADSGWAHSLEAAQELFWKQADFGYVKERLSELKTLCKASKPGDSSLRCSSHTRFCKATNLYLDLRKPRRGHERYKEDFIQTGQIGGCCRLNKRSLAAAGEHKSPLQSWYAELQTYTELDFHPIQDGHCDVVIEKPSVFMKLDAGVNMYHHFCDFVNLYISQHINNSFSSDINIIMWDTSFYGYGDLFGETWRAFSEDDIIHLKTYDYKRVCFKDAFFSLLPRMRYGLFYNTPLISDCSSEGMFRAFSQHVLHRLNIPRDGPKEGRVRVTLLARSTEYRRILNQVELVNALKAAPRLQVNVVDYKYKDVPFLVQLRITSNSDIFIGMHGAGLTHLLFLPDWAVIFELYNCQDESCYRDLARLRGIRYSTWREMDKVHPQDKGHHPTLGEHPKFTNYSFDVGEFMRLVLEAADDVTRHPEWRRRTRHDEL; from the exons ATGCTGCTCTTGGTAGCGCTGGGCATCATTTCTTCTTTCGCTGCGGTCCTTCTCGCCACCGAGAAGGCTGAGAACATCGACCGCAAACCGCCGGCGGCGCCGCTGCTCAACCTCAGCGGGCTCTCCCTGCCGCCGGAGCACGTACCCTACTTCCTCCACAACAACAAGAGGTTCGCCAAGGAATGCCGCCTGGACCCGCTCTGCCCTTTTAAA GATGCACTGCAGGATCTGCCGGCCTGTTGGGGCTACGAGAAGAACTGTGATCCAGGGAGGCGCTTTAGCTATCCAGTGTGTACTAAAGCTGACTCTGGATG GGCCCATTCTCTGGAGGCGGCCCAGGAGCTTTTCTGGAAGCAGGCGGACTTCGGCTACGTCAAGGAGCGCCTCTCCGAGCTCAAAACACTCTGCAAGGCCAGCAAGCCA GGGGACTCATCCTTAAGATGTAGTAGCCACACTCGCTTCTGTAAGGCAACCAACCTTTACCTGGATCTCCGAAAGCCGCGcagaggtcacgagag ATACAAGGAGGACTTCATTCAGACGGGGCAGATTGGCGGTTGCTGCAGACTGAACAAGCGGTCGCTCGCTGCCGCGGGAGAGCACAAGAGCCCGTTGCAATCCTG gTATGCTGAGCTGCAGACATACACAGAGCTGGACTTCCATCCCATACAGGATGGGCACTGTGATGTTGTCATTGAAAAGCCCTCTGTTTTCATGAAGCTGGATGCTG GGGTGAACATGTACCACCATTTCTGTGACTTTGTCAACCTCTACATTTCCCAGCACATCAACAACTCCTTCAGCTCAGATATCAACATCATCATGTGGGACACG AGTTTTTACGGTTATGGTGATCTGTTCGGTGAAACATGGAGGGCCTTCTCcgaggatgacatcatccactTAAAGACCTATGATTATAAAAGA GTGTGTTTTAAAGAcgccttcttctccctcctcccgaGGATGAGATACGGCCTCTTCTACAACACGCCTCTT ATCTCAGACTGCTCCAGTGAGGGGATGTTCCGGGCGTTCTCCCAGCACGTCCTCCATCGACTCAACATCCCGCGAGACGGCCCGAAG GAGGGGCGTGTCCGCGTCACCCTGCTGGCACGCAGCACCGAATACAGACGGATATTAAACCAAGTGGAG CTGGTGAATGCCCTCAAGGCTGCGCCTCGGCTGCAGGTCAACGTGGTGGACTACAAATACAA GGACGTCCCCTTCCTGGTGCAGTTGAGGATCACCAGCAACTCGGACATCTTCATCGGGATGCACGGGGCGGGCCTCacgcacctcctcttcctcccggacTGGGCCGTAATCTTTGAGCT ATATAATTGTCAGGACGAGAGCTGCTATCGAGATCTGGCTCGGCTGCGGGGCATTCGATACTCGACTTGGAGGGAAATGGACAAAGTGCACCCGCAGGACAAG GGTCACCACCCGACCCTCGGGGAGCACCCCAAGTTCACCAACTACTCGTTCGACGTGGGCGAGTTCATGCGCCTGGTGCTGGAGGCGGCCGACGACGTCACGCGCCACCCCGAGTGGCGCCGCCGGACCCGTCACGACGAACTCTAG